Sequence from the bacterium genome:
AGCTGATTCACACATGTATCCTGATTACTCCGCTTATACTTTTTCAAATGGTAAATATCTACAGGACTATTTTTATTTTTGTCATCTTCGCCACACCAAACTATAATTTGATCCGCTCTCACGCTCTCCACGCGACCAGCCCGCCGAGCAATCACCACCACTCCAGAATCCCGGGCTACCGCTTCCTCAATGCCCGTGACCACCAGTGGCTCCTCACAGACAAGAAGAGGAACCGCCTGCCTTTGCATATTAGAACCCATTAAGGCACGATTAGCATCGTCGTGTTCTAAAAAGGGAATTAACCCAGCCGAGGCACCCACAAGCTGTTTCGGTGAGATGTCCATAAGATCTATCTCTTTTGGCGAAACCAGAGAAAAATCTCCCCGACAACGGGTGGCTACCAAGTCTTCTTTAAATTTGCCTTCCTCACTTATGGGAGTATTTGCCTGAGCAATTACATACTCATCCTCTCGGTCAGCAGTGAGATACTCAATCTGGTCAGTAACTCTTTCTCTAATTATTTTACGGTAAGGTGTCTCAATAAGTCCGTACTTATTGATCCGTGCATAAAGTGACAAACTGGTAATCAAACCTATGTTTGGACCTTCAGGAGTTTCAATGGGACAAATCCGACCATAATGGGAATGGTGAACATCGCGCACTTCAAAACCAGCCCTTTTGCGATTCAGTCCCCCGGGGCCCAAGGCAGAGAGCCTTCTCTTGTGAGTAAGTTCAGCCAGAGGGTTTGTCTGGTCCATAAATTGAGATAGTTGACTAGTCCCGAAAAATTTCCGAATAACTCCCACCACTGGAGCAGTATTGATTATATCCCGAGCACTTATTGTTTCACTACTCTGCATATTCATTCTCTCCCTAACTAAACGAGCCATATGGGAAAGTCCAATTCTTATCTGATTCTCCAAAAGCTCACCTACCGAACGGACACGACGATTCCCCAGGTGATCGATATCGTCTATTTCTCCACCAGTTCCATTATTTAAATCGATAAGATACTTAATTGTGGCTAAAATGTCCTGCAGACATAGGGTTCGCCTTGTCTCTAGAGGGATTTCCAATTTCTTACTGTCCCTGGTTCCAAAATAGTAGTTGCTGCGACAAATAGTCTCCTGCAGTTGAGTAGGTAATTCAGATCTCATCTTTTCCAATACAGAAGATAGTTTTCTATTTATTTTGTAGCGTCCAACTTTAGATAAATCGTATTTTTTAGTCCTGAACAACAACGTATCAAAGAACGCTATTGCCGATTCTTCGGTAATATATTCCTGCGCGCGCAACCTGCGAAATATGTCCAGTATTGCTTGAGCCTGCGATTTAATTCTGTCCCTTTTTAAGGTTTCATGAATAGTTACATCGTTAATAGTAGGATCAAATTTCAACACTTCAACTTTGCTAATTTCTACCCTGATTATTCTCTTTGCTAACTCCAGAGTAATCTGTTCGTTGGGCTCTGCTAATATCTCCCCAGTCTTTTTGTCAATTATATCGGAAGCAAGGATCTTGCCTGATAAGGAAGAAGTAATTTTTTGTATATTATGTGAGGTGCCGGTTTTTAAATGAATGGTCTCCGTGTTATAAAACGCGTGTAAAATCTCAGAGTGAGTTTCCAAACCCAATGCCTTCAACAGCACGCTCGCCGGAAGTTTTCTCTTTTTATCGATCTTAACAAAAAGCGCATTATTGTTGTCGAATTCGAACTCTACCCAAGCTCCCCGATATGGTATAATACTGGCCACATAGAGTCTTTTACCATAAGATGATATCTTTATCTTTTTGGTCCCCGGTTCCTGGTCTTCTTCAAAAATGACTCCAGGCGAGCGGTGCAATTGATTGACTACCACTCGCTCGGCACCATTAATAATGAAGGTTCCGGTATCAGTCATACAAGGAAGATTGCATAGGTATACGGTTTGTTCTTTAAAGATTGGCTTTTTACGAGTTTCTTTCTTGATCTCCAACTTCACTCTTATCTTTAATGGCCTGGCATACATTATGTCTTTATTTATCGCTTCTGTCTTATCGTACTTAGGCTCTTCTAAAATATATTCCACAAAGCTCAATCGTAGCGTTTGGTCGACATTATCAATAGGGAAGATATCCTCAAAAGCCGCCTGAAGACCCTGCCTCTTCCTTTTTTCAGGGGGGACGTCCTTCTGCAAAAATTCTTCAAAGGAAGCTTTCTGCACCTCAATGAGATTAGGGATATCCATAATTGAAGGAATCCGTGCGAAATCTATTTTCTTCGCCAAATCAGACACCTCCTAATTTTGTAATTTCAAAATTTTTTATTTAATTTCTGCTTCTGCTCCAACTTCTTTTATCTTATTTTTGATTTCTTCTGCCGCATTCTTATCTATTCCTTCCTTCACTGCCTTTGGCGTATTATCTACCAGGTCCTTTGCCTCTTTCAGTCCTAAACCAGTAAGTTCACGCACGACCTTTATTACCTGAATCTTTTTGTCACCAATTTTCGTCAAAATAACACTAAATTCGGTCTGCTCTTCAGCCTTAGCCGCTTCCGGTTGAGCTCCCGCTGCTACACCAACTGGAGCTAAAGAGGCAGCACTAACTCCGAACTTCTCTTCCAGAGCCTTTACCAGCTCAGACAATTCCAGCACACTCATCTTTTCAATTGTCTGGATAATCTCGTCTTTACTCTTCTTCGCAGTGGTCATCTTTTATTCCTCCTTTACTTCTTCTGGCTTTTTCTTCCTAATCGCATCTAAGAGAAAAATCAAATTCCTCCCTAACCCCTGAAGTACTCCATAAAACCTAACAATAGGTCTCTGGAGGCTCAGACATAATTGGGCAAGGAGCACTTCTTTCGAAGGTAACTTAGCTAAAGATTCCACCTCCTGGGGAAGGATGACGTGGCCTTCTAAAAAACCTCCCTTAATCTTTAAATTCTGGTGCTGGCGAGAAAAATCTACAAGAGTTTTTGTAGCAACAATAATATCGGTTTTTTCAACGGCAATAGCAGTCGGTCCCCGAAGGTACTCTATTAACTTCTCCAATTTGAGATTCTTCATAGCCAAGCGCGCCAGAGTATTTTTTACCACTTTGAACTCGCAACCTATTTTGTTCATCCTGTTCCTCAGATCAGTCATTTCTTCCACATTCAGTCCTTTATAATCAGTCAAGATGAAATTATTATTCGTTCTTAACCTATCGGTAAGTTCATTTACAAAAACTTCCTTCTCTTTTCGTGCCATTCTTTCCCCCAAACTGGGAAAAATTAAGCGAAAAAATTCGCCTTTTCAGGCGATAAAAAAACTTCCCCCAGACAGAGAAGTTTTATTTTTGCACTTATCTGATCTCGGTAGGCAAGATTTAACCCGCAAAAGCGGGGGCCTACTATCTTCGACCTATTATATTTGGCTTCCTAAATATGTAATTTTATATAAACTTTTAATTTTTGTCAAGTGTTTTTTTTATTTTTTCGTTTCTGCCCTAAAAAGGAGTAAAAAAGGGGTCAGAGTGATTTTCTTATGGTCGGGTTTCAATCCTTCGGACCCCGGGGCGCTCACCATCTCGCGCCCGTCGCTACCCGGAGCTCCTCCTCCCATGAGGTCGGCGTTCGCGGGCTTCGAATCTCTCCTGTGAATCAACGGAGAGGGTGAGATTCGAACTCACGCTAGGCCATTCGACCTACTACAGGTTTAGCAAACCCGCCCCTTCAGCCACTTGGGTACCTCTCCGTTTAGAGGCCTGAATTAAAGATAAAATAGTAATTGTCGCTTTATTTATACCAGATTTAATTGTTTTTGTCAATAATAAGAAACCACCGGAGGATAGTCCCCGGTGGTCAATTTAAACTCACCAGTCTGTCCGATATAAAAGAGAAACACTCCAATTTTATACTTTGCTTTCCTCCCTGGAGCTTGTCCAGGACTTCACCTGGTTCCTGCCGTGCTCTTTAACCCAGTATAGAGCCTTGTCTGCCCTTTCCACCATCTCCTCGGCACTTATATCCTTCTCATAAAGAGAAATCCCTATACTCAGGGTCAGTAGGAATTTACCATTAACTACTTTAAAGCGATGACTTTCCAGACTCTTCCTGATTCTTTCAGCCGTCCTAAGAGCCAAATTTTCATCTACTCCAGGCAAAATTATGGCGAATTCCTCTCCTCCATAACGAGCAACTGTATCAATGTCGCGAAGGTCTTTTTTAAGAATCTCAGCAACTTTCACTAAAGCTTTATCCCCCATGGGATGACCGTAAGTATCATTGAACTGTTTAAAATGGTCCAGATCCACCATTAAAAGAGCCAAAGATAAATTTTGCCGCTCAGCTCGAGAGATTTCCTTCTCCAGACATTGATAAAAGAACCAATGTACATAAAGGCCGGTCAAACCATCTATAATTATTTGATGATTGTAAGTAATATTGGCAACAATTATTGCCGCCTGGCTAGCAAGCGTTTCTATTATCCCCCGGTGTTCTCGTAGATAATTTCTTCTGTACCTCTTTGAATTTAAAAGAACCATTCCTACATTCCGATTTTTGTAAGTTAGGGGAACGAGTAAGAGAGAAGAGGGGCTGGCTGGTTTCTCCTTGAACAATAATAAATTCTCATACGTAGAATCTTGCAAAATCTCGGCTGCAGAGATGGGACTTGTAATTTTTGTTATTTCAGCAAAAACAGGGCCGTCTTTACTAAACCTGAAGTCCCTGGGGAGGTCGGGCTTAACATCTACACCGGTTCCTAAAATTAAGTCACCTGTTTTATCTTCAACTGTTAATAATGCCCCTGACTTTGCTTCCACTGTATCCAGGAAAGCCTTAAGAATAGTGTCCAGAATTTCTCCCTTATGCTCAGTAGTAGTGGCAGTCTTGCTAAGATTTTCCAGTAGCTTTAGATTCTTATCAGACGATTCCCGCTTTCTTAGAATCTGCGTCTTATATATAAAGAACAATCCAACAAGCATACTACCAAAAAGAAGAAAAAGCGTAATTTGTTTGCGCGTAACCAGATTTCTCTTTTCAGAAATTCCTAGAGGCAATTCTTTTGGTTCATCTAATTTCCCCTTAGCAACTTCTCTTTTAATTACTTCAATATCCTGAGCTATTTTGGTTATCTCCTGACTTATTAAATCCCGAGCTATCCTGGGTATTTCTCGGCTTACTGGCCTATCTGGCTCGCGTTTCTCCTCTTCACTTACAACTATACTTTTTACCTCTTCGATGCGACCGGTTTCATTTCTAATCTTTTGTATACAGCCTATTGCTTCCTGATTTCTTGGATTCAAATCTAAAACGTGCACAAGCTTGCTAATAGCAATTTCATAATTCTGCTCCTGGTACTCCTTAATAGCCTGATTGAGAAGTTCCTGCTCTTCTCTTCTCTTAAGTTCATTTCCTGTCATATTGACGTATTTTAGGGTTAATTTATTTTGTGGATTCAACTCCAGCGCTTCCAGAAAATTTTTTAGCGCAAGCTCATACTCTTCTGCCCTAAAATACTTGACACCTTCTTCGAAATAGTATTTCTCTCCTTCTGTTTCCAGCATTTCCAGACGCGCAGACTGAATAGCCAGTGAGAGAAACACTAACATAAATAGAAAGATATTACCCAATACTTTCATTATTCCTCCCTTCTTCGAGATTCTTTTTTATAGTCCGCTCTAATCGGGCCGGCTGGAGCCATTCTGTATCTTTCGCCTCTCGGCAAATCTGAAAGGTTTTCTCGGTGATCTCTTTCGGCATCAACTGTGGAGAGATTCGCTGTCTATTAGGGTAGGGTATGTCCTTTTCTGGCTTTGCACTTCTTTGATCACTTTAACCAATTTCTCTACGTCCAAGAAAGGCTTATATAAACAGGTGTAGGCTCCCTTCTTTAATAAATCTCCTACAAGGCTCAGTGAAGAATAGTCAATCATCATTACCACTTCTATACCTGGTTTAATCTTTTTGACTGTCTCCAGGATTTCTATACCCTCCACTCCTGCCCTCCCTGTATCCAGAAGCACAACATCAAAATCATTCTCCTGAACCATCTCAATTGTTTCATCTCCATCTTTAGCCACTAAAACCCGGTACCTTCTTTCTGCCAACATGTTCCTCAAAGCCCCCCGGTCTTGCGCATTATAATCAACTATCAACACTGAGGGGGCTTCGAGGATAGACTCAACAGTGTGGACAAGCTCTTTCACATTGAAGGGTTTATTCACTACAACTTCTACTTCTGAGTCCGGAATCTCCGTCATTTCTTTTTTCTCGCCCGTAGAATTCACTATTATTACCGCCATGGACGGGCAGAGCCTTTTCATTACTTTAAAATCCCATACGCCACTTACTCCGGGTATTTGCCAAGGCGTAAGCAAGACATCGAAATTTTTCCTCTTTAAAAGCCAAATTGCCTTGTCTCCATCTTCTACTATACTCACATTATAGCCTTTCCTCTCAAAAATTTCCCTGAGAGGTTCCATAAGATCGATTCTACCGTCTACGATAAGGATGTTTGTGTTCTTCATTCTCCTCCTCTCAACCAGTATTCCTCCAGAAGAAGACGATTTGCTTCTTTCATCATACTTATTGTCTTCTTATCTTCAGGATTTAACAATAGAATTTCACTGAATTTTCCAATTGCCTGGATATACTGTTTCTGCTCCAAGTACCCCATACCCTCTTCGTGAAGGGTGGCGATTAGAGAAGCAATCCTTGCCTCCTCTTCTTTTTCAATCATAACCTTCTCTTTTTCCCGCTCTGCTTCCGGTTCCCCAAAATAGAGCCCAATGCTAAACTGATGCGTGTCACCCAAAATCTTGTGCGGTGTGTAAGCGTAATCTAACCGCAAATTATTCCGCTTTAAGCCCAAACCAAATCTTACCCTATCCTTTATGTCGGGATCAAATTTGCCTCCAATTCTCACCGCAAGATAGTTTGTAATCCAGCTTTCAGCACCTAAACCAAGATAGACACTCTCATTGTTCAATTTGTTAAAGTCTAAAGTCAAAGTCAGTGGATTGCTAGGGAACAATTTATAAGCCAGTCCAAACCTGAAATTTAAAGGCAAACTCGCAGATTCTCTAATGAATTTTATTCTTGTGCCGATATTCTGGATATTGATGCCCACATTTAAATTGTCCACCCCGGTTTTGTAAAGGGCGCCCAGGTCGAGGGCAAGGGCATTGGCAACCTCGTCATCCAGTTTC
This genomic interval carries:
- a CDS encoding PorV/PorQ family protein — protein: MKKIVTLSLILVLFLIGQRCPSVASTTGLDFLKIGVGARPLAMGEAYVALADDISAIYWNPAGLVQIERPEVGFMYNRWFEDIGYHFFGYSHPINDSVLALSIYYLGGGDIEGSDDGGILTGDVSAYDLALAFSYGRKLIKGLSGGLSFKFIREKLDDEVANALALDLGALYKTGVDNLNVGINIQNIGTRIKFIRESASLPLNFRFGLAYKLFPSNPLTLTLDFNKLNNESVYLGLGAESWITNYLAVRIGGKFDPDIKDRVRFGLGLKRNNLRLDYAYTPHKILGDTHQFSIGLYFGEPEAEREKEKVMIEKEEEARIASLIATLHEEGMGYLEQKQYIQAIGKFSEILLLNPEDKKTISMMKEANRLLLEEYWLRGGE
- the rplL gene encoding 50S ribosomal protein L7/L12, with product MTTAKKSKDEIIQTIEKMSVLELSELVKALEEKFGVSAASLAPVGVAAGAQPEAAKAEEQTEFSVILTKIGDKKIQVIKVVRELTGLGLKEAKDLVDNTPKAVKEGIDKNAAEEIKNKIKEVGAEAEIK
- the rpoB gene encoding DNA-directed RNA polymerase subunit beta, producing MSDLAKKIDFARIPSIMDIPNLIEVQKASFEEFLQKDVPPEKRKRQGLQAAFEDIFPIDNVDQTLRLSFVEYILEEPKYDKTEAINKDIMYARPLKIRVKLEIKKETRKKPIFKEQTVYLCNLPCMTDTGTFIINGAERVVVNQLHRSPGVIFEEDQEPGTKKIKISSYGKRLYVASIIPYRGAWVEFEFDNNNALFVKIDKKRKLPASVLLKALGLETHSEILHAFYNTETIHLKTGTSHNIQKITSSLSGKILASDIIDKKTGEILAEPNEQITLELAKRIIRVEISKVEVLKFDPTINDVTIHETLKRDRIKSQAQAILDIFRRLRAQEYITEESAIAFFDTLLFRTKKYDLSKVGRYKINRKLSSVLEKMRSELPTQLQETICRSNYYFGTRDSKKLEIPLETRRTLCLQDILATIKYLIDLNNGTGGEIDDIDHLGNRRVRSVGELLENQIRIGLSHMARLVRERMNMQSSETISARDIINTAPVVGVIRKFFGTSQLSQFMDQTNPLAELTHKRRLSALGPGGLNRKRAGFEVRDVHHSHYGRICPIETPEGPNIGLITSLSLYARINKYGLIETPYRKIIRERVTDQIEYLTADREDEYVIAQANTPISEEGKFKEDLVATRCRGDFSLVSPKEIDLMDISPKQLVGASAGLIPFLEHDDANRALMGSNMQRQAVPLLVCEEPLVVTGIEEAVARDSGVVVIARRAGRVESVRADQIIVWCGEDDKNKNSPVDIYHLKKYKRSNQDTCVNQLPTVKAGDHVRKGQVIADGPATCQGGLALGRNVLVAFMSWGGYNFEDAILVNERLVRDDIFTSIHIQEFEVDARDLTIGSEEITRDIPNVGEEALKNLNENGIVYIGAYVYPGDILVGKVTPKGETRATPEERLLRVIFGKKAEEVQDASLRVPPGVEGKVLDVRVFIRKGKISKDQELKKSKEIDQQYSKLIFDLRQKRKKALARAKKLSKGEEEKINRLTEFQIEKLKRNKKKTQENLRQGDDLPVTVNKLVKVFVVSKRKIAAGDKLAGRHGNKGVVASILPAEDMPYLPDGTPVDIVLNPLSIPSRMNVGQILEAELGWAAHELGVQMVSPIFDGAKEKEIRSKLKQAKLPEDGKITLYDGLTGEPMGEKITVGYMYIMKLAHLVEDKIHARSIGPYSLITRQPLGGKAQFGGQRFGEMEVWAVEGYGAAYILKEFLTVKSDDVIGRTKMYEAIVKGEPIEESGVPESFKVLVKELQALGLNVELQK
- a CDS encoding response regulator, whose product is MKNTNILIVDGRIDLMEPLREIFERKGYNVSIVEDGDKAIWLLKRKNFDVLLTPWQIPGVSGVWDFKVMKRLCPSMAVIIVNSTGEKKEMTEIPDSEVEVVVNKPFNVKELVHTVESILEAPSVLIVDYNAQDRGALRNMLAERRYRVLVAKDGDETIEMVQENDFDVVLLDTGRAGVEGIEILETVKKIKPGIEVVMMIDYSSLSLVGDLLKKGAYTCLYKPFLDVEKLVKVIKEVQSQKRTYPTLIDSESLHS
- the rplJ gene encoding 50S ribosomal protein L10, which gives rise to MARKEKEVFVNELTDRLRTNNNFILTDYKGLNVEEMTDLRNRMNKIGCEFKVVKNTLARLAMKNLKLEKLIEYLRGPTAIAVEKTDIIVATKTLVDFSRQHQNLKIKGGFLEGHVILPQEVESLAKLPSKEVLLAQLCLSLQRPIVRFYGVLQGLGRNLIFLLDAIRKKKPEEVKEE
- a CDS encoding diguanylate cyclase codes for the protein MKVLGNIFLFMLVFLSLAIQSARLEMLETEGEKYYFEEGVKYFRAEEYELALKNFLEALELNPQNKLTLKYVNMTGNELKRREEQELLNQAIKEYQEQNYEIAISKLVHVLDLNPRNQEAIGCIQKIRNETGRIEEVKSIVVSEEEKREPDRPVSREIPRIARDLISQEITKIAQDIEVIKREVAKGKLDEPKELPLGISEKRNLVTRKQITLFLLFGSMLVGLFFIYKTQILRKRESSDKNLKLLENLSKTATTTEHKGEILDTILKAFLDTVEAKSGALLTVEDKTGDLILGTGVDVKPDLPRDFRFSKDGPVFAEITKITSPISAAEILQDSTYENLLLFKEKPASPSSLLLVPLTYKNRNVGMVLLNSKRYRRNYLREHRGIIETLASQAAIIVANITYNHQIIIDGLTGLYVHWFFYQCLEKEISRAERQNLSLALLMVDLDHFKQFNDTYGHPMGDKALVKVAEILKKDLRDIDTVARYGGEEFAIILPGVDENLALRTAERIRKSLESHRFKVVNGKFLLTLSIGISLYEKDISAEEMVERADKALYWVKEHGRNQVKSWTSSREESKV